The Clostridium sp. AWRP genome has a window encoding:
- a CDS encoding sugar-binding transcriptional regulator, with protein sequence MIDEFEKINEAERLNFLAKLADMYYELNMTQSEIASKLSTTRFKVSKLLQEARDKHVVEITINKPHSRVPKLENILKENFDLKDALVLDNKMLAYEETLSTLGKLGAQYVDDLISENSIIGVLWGKTLLNLIKNLKPKKKLPITTVQVVGSAAKDNTIVDSQELMRRMARIYGGKCKYLYAPLYVDNDYARKALMHEPVLSDTIFFANKSDIILTGVGTIDAMFSSSLWANYLERVKQYNLDDLKAVGCIYGRVYNDLGEEVDVDINQKVIGIDTSAIRQAKHVIGIAAGKFKAKAILGALRGKYINTLITDDATASKILSLAKIQF encoded by the coding sequence ATGATAGATGAATTTGAAAAAATAAATGAAGCTGAAAGATTAAATTTTCTTGCCAAATTGGCTGATATGTATTATGAATTAAATATGACTCAAAGTGAAATAGCAAGTAAATTATCTACTACTAGATTTAAAGTTTCTAAATTACTTCAAGAAGCTCGTGACAAACATGTAGTAGAAATCACCATAAACAAACCCCACAGTAGAGTTCCTAAATTAGAAAATATTTTAAAAGAAAATTTTGATTTAAAAGATGCCCTCGTGCTTGATAATAAAATGCTTGCTTATGAAGAAACCTTAAGTACACTAGGAAAATTAGGAGCTCAATATGTAGATGATTTAATTAGTGAAAATTCTATTATAGGTGTACTTTGGGGTAAAACTCTTTTAAATTTAATAAAAAATTTGAAGCCAAAAAAGAAGCTACCAATAACTACTGTACAGGTAGTAGGCTCTGCTGCTAAAGATAATACTATTGTAGATTCTCAAGAACTCATGAGACGTATGGCAAGAATATATGGAGGTAAATGCAAATATTTATATGCTCCTCTTTATGTAGATAATGATTATGCCAGAAAGGCACTCATGCATGAACCTGTATTAAGCGATACAATATTCTTTGCAAATAAATCAGATATAATTCTTACAGGAGTAGGTACAATAGATGCTATGTTCTCTTCTTCCCTTTGGGCAAATTATTTAGAAAGAGTTAAGCAATACAATTTAGATGATCTAAAAGCTGTAGGATGTATTTACGGACGTGTTTACAATGATCTAGGAGAAGAAGTAGATGTTGACATAAACCAAAAAGTCATAGGAATAGATACTTCTGCTATACGCCAAGCAAAGCATGTAATAGGTATTGCTGCTGGTAAATTTAAAGCCAAAGCAATTTTAGGAGCCCTACGTGGAAAGTATATAAATACACTTATTACTGACGATGCTACAGCTTCAAAAATACTTTCTTTAGCTAAAATACAATTTTAA
- a CDS encoding hydratase, which produces MIKLYDEGAYLLNGEELYFDNKECNEKLKAKLGKDYVNKEEAKKQTITYSILQNHNKSKDNVNLNIKFDALASHDITFVGIIQTSRASGLTKFPIPYVLTNCHNSLCAVGGTINEDDHLFGLSAAKKYGGIYVPPHLAVIHQYMREMMAGCGKMILGSDSHTRYGALGTMAIGEGGGELVKQLLSQTYDISYPGVIGIYLTGKPQKGIGPQDVALSIIGEVFKNGFVKNKVMEFVGPGIENLSVEYRTGIDVMTTETTCLTSIWKTDSKVCDYLELHGRKEDYKELNPGSAAYYDGIVYVDLSKIKSMIAMPFHPSNVYTIEDLNANLYDILDKVEKDARRRMSNKNLDFSLKEKIRDNRLYVEQGCIAGCAGGNYENICEASSILKGKSIGNDEFTLNVYPSSQPVYYSLAQNGIAAELMQTGAIVKTAFCGPCFGGGDTPSNNSLSIRHTTRNFPNREGSKPNDDQLSYVALMDARSIAATAANKGFVTAATDLDVDYNIPKYYFNKTIYDNRVYNAFDKGNSDVELRFGPNIKNWPDMPELSDNLILKVCSLIKDPVTTTDELIPSGDTSSYRSNPLKLSEFTLSRKDPEYVGRSKQIQKSEKDRLAGKSPFDANRDLEKVFSVIKEEFGNINTSNTGIGSMIYAVKPGDGSAREQAASCQKVLGGYANIAREYATKRYRSNLINWGILPFVMEDEPQFECGDYIFIPNIRKAVAERPSEIDAYVVKGSLKKFSVKIDKLTEKEVNILLDGCLINYNKTDK; this is translated from the coding sequence ATGATTAAATTATATGACGAAGGTGCATATTTATTAAATGGAGAAGAATTGTACTTTGACAATAAAGAATGCAATGAAAAACTTAAAGCAAAATTAGGAAAAGATTATGTTAACAAGGAAGAAGCTAAAAAACAAACTATAACTTATTCTATACTGCAGAATCATAATAAATCAAAAGATAATGTAAACTTAAATATTAAATTTGATGCTCTTGCTTCTCATGACATCACTTTTGTAGGAATTATACAAACATCTCGTGCCAGTGGGCTTACAAAATTCCCAATACCATATGTGCTTACTAATTGCCACAATAGTCTCTGTGCTGTTGGTGGAACAATTAATGAAGACGACCATTTATTTGGATTATCTGCTGCAAAGAAATATGGAGGAATATATGTTCCACCTCACTTAGCGGTTATTCATCAGTATATGCGTGAGATGATGGCAGGTTGTGGAAAGATGATTTTAGGATCAGACAGTCATACCCGTTACGGAGCACTTGGTACAATGGCAATAGGTGAAGGCGGCGGAGAACTTGTTAAACAACTGCTGTCTCAAACATATGATATATCCTATCCTGGAGTTATAGGAATTTATTTAACAGGGAAACCACAAAAGGGTATAGGACCACAGGATGTTGCCTTGTCTATAATTGGTGAAGTATTTAAGAATGGCTTTGTTAAAAACAAGGTAATGGAATTTGTAGGACCTGGAATAGAAAACTTATCTGTAGAATACAGAACTGGCATTGATGTAATGACTACTGAAACTACATGTTTGACTTCCATATGGAAAACTGACAGCAAAGTTTGTGATTACCTTGAATTACATGGAAGAAAAGAGGACTATAAAGAATTAAATCCTGGAAGTGCTGCATATTATGATGGAATTGTATATGTTGATTTGTCAAAAATAAAATCTATGATAGCAATGCCTTTCCACCCAAGTAACGTATACACTATTGAAGATCTTAATGCAAACCTTTATGATATATTGGATAAAGTAGAAAAAGATGCTAGAAGGAGAATGTCTAACAAAAATCTTGATTTTTCTTTAAAAGAAAAGATAAGAGATAATAGATTATATGTAGAACAAGGATGTATAGCAGGATGTGCTGGAGGTAACTATGAAAATATTTGTGAAGCTTCCAGCATATTAAAGGGAAAATCTATTGGAAATGATGAGTTTACATTAAATGTTTATCCTTCCAGTCAGCCTGTTTATTATAGCTTAGCTCAAAACGGAATTGCTGCAGAATTGATGCAGACAGGAGCAATAGTTAAGACAGCTTTCTGTGGACCATGTTTTGGAGGAGGAGATACACCTTCTAATAATTCACTCAGCATAAGACATACAACTAGAAACTTCCCTAATCGTGAAGGCTCAAAACCTAATGATGATCAGCTTTCTTATGTGGCACTTATGGATGCACGTTCAATAGCAGCAACAGCTGCTAACAAAGGATTTGTTACAGCAGCTACAGATTTAGATGTAGATTACAATATACCTAAATATTATTTTAATAAGACGATTTATGATAACCGTGTTTATAATGCTTTTGATAAAGGAAATAGTGATGTGGAATTAAGATTTGGACCTAATATAAAGAACTGGCCGGATATGCCTGAGCTTTCAGATAACTTAATACTAAAAGTGTGTTCTTTAATCAAAGATCCTGTAACTACAACAGATGAATTGATACCTTCAGGAGATACATCTTCTTATAGGTCAAATCCATTAAAGCTTTCAGAGTTTACACTATCGCGTAAGGATCCTGAATATGTTGGAAGATCAAAACAGATTCAAAAATCAGAAAAAGATAGACTTGCAGGAAAGTCTCCTTTTGATGCAAATAGGGATCTAGAAAAAGTATTTAGTGTAATAAAAGAGGAGTTTGGCAATATAAATACAAGTAATACAGGTATAGGAAGCATGATATATGCAGTAAAGCCTGGAGATGGTTCTGCTAGAGAACAGGCAGCCAGCTGTCAAAAAGTTTTAGGCGGATATGCTAATATTGCAAGAGAATATGCTACTAAAAGATATCGTTCAAATTTGATTAATTGGGGTATACTTCCTTTTGTTATGGAAGATGAACCACAATTTGAATGCGGTGATTATATATTTATTCCTAATATAAGAAAGGCTGTTGCTGAGAGACCATCTGAAATAGATGCTTATGTGGTAAAGGGGAGTCTCAAAAAGTTCAGTGTAAAAATTGACAAACTTACTGAGAAGGAAGTAAATATATTGTTAGATGGATGTTTAATAAATTATAATAAAACAGATAAATAA
- a CDS encoding gluconate:H+ symporter: MTNHDILLLTIALCSVILLVLLIVSKLHFHAMVALLVVSVGVGLTAGLDMNKIVKSITDGAGGTLGGVGLQVALGAMIGKLLSVSGASDKIASTILKGSSNKTLPWFMCGVAFIIGIPMFFEVGLIMLLPIVFSVAAKLEKQGNLKGSAYIHIGVPVIAALATMHGMVPPHPGPLTAIAGIKANLGVTLIYGIICAIPAAIIAGPVYGEFIAPRMTVRPDKQLLELYAASSIDSQEKTSDLGVSSASSFIVALLPMLLMLTDALAKTSFKKAVLLNKITGFIGNPIMALLIGLLVGMICFGYAKGVDTKKLHDELGASLKPIANVLLIIAGGGAFAKVLTNSNVGVAINHLSSGIHVSPILLGWLVAALLSVSTGSATVGIVGATGLLAPLAAANPSISKELLVIAIGSGSLFFNYANHAGFWLVKESFSMSMGETFKTITMVQSIVGLVGLAMTLLLNFLPRF; this comes from the coding sequence ATGACAAATCATGATATTTTATTGCTTACTATTGCATTATGCAGCGTTATATTGTTGGTACTTCTCATTGTTTCAAAATTACATTTTCATGCTATGGTAGCTCTATTAGTAGTTTCAGTTGGTGTAGGACTTACAGCTGGTCTAGATATGAATAAAATAGTAAAATCAATTACAGATGGTGCTGGTGGTACACTAGGAGGTGTGGGATTGCAAGTTGCACTTGGGGCAATGATAGGAAAACTATTAAGTGTTTCGGGCGCAAGTGACAAAATTGCTTCAACAATCTTAAAAGGTTCTAGTAACAAAACTTTACCATGGTTTATGTGTGGAGTGGCGTTTATTATTGGAATTCCAATGTTCTTTGAAGTAGGGCTAATTATGCTTTTACCAATAGTGTTTAGTGTTGCTGCAAAACTTGAAAAGCAAGGGAATCTAAAAGGATCAGCATATATTCATATTGGGGTTCCGGTTATAGCAGCTTTGGCAACAATGCATGGTATGGTTCCGCCGCACCCTGGTCCTTTGACTGCTATTGCAGGTATCAAAGCAAATCTTGGGGTTACATTGATTTATGGTATTATTTGTGCAATCCCTGCAGCAATTATTGCAGGACCAGTATATGGCGAATTTATTGCACCACGTATGACAGTTCGTCCTGATAAACAACTGCTAGAGCTATATGCAGCATCTTCAATTGATTCACAAGAAAAAACTTCAGACTTAGGTGTTTCATCAGCAAGTTCATTTATCGTTGCATTATTGCCAATGTTACTGATGCTTACCGATGCACTTGCAAAAACATCCTTTAAAAAAGCGGTATTGTTGAATAAAATAACAGGATTCATTGGTAATCCAATAATGGCCTTATTAATCGGTCTATTAGTAGGAATGATATGTTTTGGATATGCAAAGGGAGTAGATACAAAAAAACTTCATGATGAACTCGGCGCTAGTCTAAAACCAATTGCTAATGTCTTATTAATTATAGCTGGTGGTGGCGCCTTTGCAAAGGTACTTACTAATTCTAATGTTGGAGTCGCTATCAATCACCTTTCATCTGGAATACATGTTTCTCCTATTTTATTAGGATGGCTGGTTGCTGCTTTATTATCTGTCTCAACAGGTTCTGCTACTGTTGGTATTGTTGGTGCAACTGGCTTGTTAGCACCGCTTGCTGCGGCTAATCCAAGCATTAGCAAGGAATTACTAGTAATTGCCATTGGTTCAGGATCATTATTCTTTAACTATGCAAATCATGCAGGTTTTTGGTTAGTAAAGGAGTCATTTAGTATGTCAATGGGTGAAACCTTTAAAACTATTACGATGGTCCAATCAATTGTAGGATTGGTTGGATTGGCAATGACACTGTTGTTGAATTTTCTGCCTCGTTTTTAA
- a CDS encoding NAD(P)-dependent oxidoreductase — protein sequence MDKIVFGEANRCIGCKVPQCKKGCPVSTPINEVIKLFKENKIKEAGKLLFKNNPMSAICSQVCPHEKFCEGHCVLGKKGTPIKFGLIEKYISDFYLNFITSADIKKLNKKIAVVGSGPAGLSIAFIMARKGYDVTIFESHEDIGGVLRYGIPAFRLPKDILDRLKDKLFHMGVKIRPNTLIGPVITVEDLFRDGYRAVYIGTGVWSPRNLGLKGETYGNVNYAIDYLKNPESYNLGDKVAVIGAGNVAMDAARTIIRNGSNDVTIIARSDEEHAGADNIEIDYAKLDGVKFLYKMAPVEITDDGIKIVPTEVSFDENTGKKKVMLKDEEEKLFNADSIIIAVGQGPKANIVNNSEGIEVNSRGLIQTDDSGRTTRSGVFASGDVVTGAKTVVEAVEVSKHLVNAMEEYINTMDKRFENSDKN from the coding sequence TTGGATAAAATTGTTTTTGGTGAAGCTAATAGATGTATTGGATGTAAAGTGCCCCAATGTAAAAAAGGATGCCCTGTAAGTACCCCTATAAATGAAGTAATAAAACTTTTTAAAGAGAACAAAATAAAGGAAGCCGGGAAACTTCTTTTTAAAAATAATCCCATGTCAGCTATTTGTTCACAAGTTTGTCCACATGAAAAGTTTTGTGAAGGCCATTGCGTGCTTGGTAAAAAAGGAACTCCTATAAAGTTTGGACTTATCGAAAAATATATATCGGACTTTTATCTTAATTTTATAACGTCAGCTGATATAAAAAAGTTGAATAAAAAAATTGCAGTAGTAGGATCAGGTCCAGCAGGATTGAGTATTGCTTTTATAATGGCAAGAAAGGGATATGATGTGACTATATTTGAATCCCATGAAGATATAGGAGGAGTTTTGAGATACGGAATACCTGCATTTAGACTTCCAAAAGATATTTTGGACAGGCTTAAAGATAAACTTTTCCATATGGGAGTTAAGATAAGGCCTAATACTCTTATAGGTCCTGTTATAACTGTTGAAGATTTGTTTAGGGATGGATACAGGGCGGTTTATATAGGAACAGGAGTGTGGAGCCCAAGGAACTTGGGACTTAAAGGAGAAACTTATGGAAATGTGAATTATGCCATAGATTATCTTAAGAATCCTGAGTCCTATAATTTGGGAGATAAAGTTGCAGTTATAGGTGCAGGAAATGTTGCTATGGATGCTGCAAGGACCATAATTAGAAATGGATCAAATGACGTAACTATAATTGCAAGAAGTGATGAAGAACATGCAGGAGCAGATAATATAGAAATCGATTATGCCAAACTTGATGGAGTGAAATTTCTCTATAAAATGGCACCAGTTGAAATAACAGATGATGGAATTAAAATAGTTCCAACTGAAGTATCATTTGATGAAAATACCGGAAAAAAGAAAGTAATGCTAAAAGATGAGGAAGAAAAGCTTTTTAATGCAGATTCTATAATAATTGCTGTAGGCCAGGGGCCTAAGGCAAATATAGTAAACAATTCTGAAGGAATAGAAGTGAATTCCAGAGGCCTTATACAAACAGATGATTCAGGAAGAACTACAAGGTCTGGGGTTTTTGCATCAGGTGATGTGGTAACAGGTGCCAAAACTGTTGTTGAAGCAGTAGAGGTTTCAAAACATCTTGTAAATGCTATGGAAGAATATATAAATACTATGGATAAAAGATTTGAAAATTCAGATAAAAATTAA
- a CDS encoding sigma 54-interacting transcriptional regulator: MLQNYIKQILSLYNYIDAIVLIDNNGIIKYSDNFRTDIYNLYAEEVIGKYLCDIYPDLNKDNSSLLKVLKTGKAILNETQHVVNYKGIEINAVNSTFPIRSKSETIGAVEISAYIDPKKQRKDITLQLKERNKNRSRYYNIDDIITCDDTMIKIKKKVLKVSRSDSSVLICGHTGTGKEIIAQSIHRNSTRSSNPFISQNCAAIPATLLESILFGTLKGSYTGAENRKGLFEAADGGTLFLDEINSMEISMQAKLLKAIENQEIRRIGSAESIKINVRIISAMNESPLESIVENKLREDLFYRIGVIQINLPDLKDRKNDIELLCDHFIKEYNNKMGKSIKGIDSSVKNIFKNYKWPGNVRELKNVIESAFNLTYNDIITVEDLPDYIFSIKNTHSKITNFTISEKSLTELVQDYEKSIIQNAIKTTTSTTAAAKMLKISRQALNYKLSKYNIDK; this comes from the coding sequence ATGTTACAGAACTATATTAAGCAAATATTAAGTTTATACAATTATATTGATGCAATAGTATTGATAGATAACAATGGAATAATTAAGTATTCTGATAACTTTAGAACGGATATTTACAACCTCTATGCTGAAGAAGTAATAGGAAAATATCTATGTGACATATATCCAGATTTAAATAAAGATAATAGCAGTTTACTAAAAGTATTAAAAACCGGAAAAGCAATTCTTAATGAAACTCAGCATGTTGTAAATTATAAAGGAATCGAAATAAATGCAGTAAATTCAACTTTTCCAATAAGGTCCAAATCTGAAACTATTGGTGCCGTTGAAATTTCAGCATATATTGATCCTAAAAAACAAAGAAAAGATATAACATTACAATTAAAAGAAAGAAATAAAAATAGAAGCAGATATTATAATATTGATGATATAATTACTTGTGATGATACCATGATAAAAATAAAGAAAAAAGTATTAAAGGTATCAAGATCCGATTCATCAGTCTTAATTTGCGGACATACAGGCACAGGAAAAGAAATTATAGCTCAATCCATACATAGAAATAGTACCAGATCTTCTAATCCTTTTATATCACAAAACTGTGCAGCCATTCCAGCAACACTTCTTGAAAGTATTTTATTTGGTACATTAAAAGGGAGTTATACAGGAGCTGAAAATAGAAAAGGATTATTCGAAGCTGCTGATGGTGGTACTCTTTTTCTTGATGAAATAAATTCAATGGAAATATCTATGCAAGCAAAACTCTTAAAGGCAATTGAAAATCAAGAAATACGAAGAATTGGTTCAGCTGAAAGTATAAAAATAAATGTTAGAATAATTTCAGCAATGAATGAATCTCCTTTAGAATCTATCGTTGAAAACAAGCTTAGGGAAGATCTTTTCTATAGAATTGGGGTTATTCAAATAAACTTACCTGATTTGAAGGATAGAAAAAATGATATTGAACTTTTATGTGATCATTTTATAAAAGAATATAATAATAAAATGGGAAAATCCATTAAAGGAATTGATAGTTCTGTTAAAAACATATTTAAAAATTATAAATGGCCAGGAAACGTAAGAGAATTAAAAAATGTTATAGAATCTGCCTTTAATTTAACATATAACGATATTATAACCGTAGAAGATTTACCTGATTACATTTTTTCTATAAAAAATACCCATTCCAAAATCACGAATTTTACAATTTCTGAAAAATCTCTAACAGAACTTGTTCAAGATTACGAAAAAAGCATTATTCAAAATGCTATAAAAACCACTACTAGTACAACTGCCGCAGCAAAAATGCTAAAAATATCAAGACAAGCTCTTAATTACAAATTGTCAAAATATAACATAGATAAGTAA
- a CDS encoding arginine deiminase-related protein: MIKNVIVRKPSKNFADGITTSNLGKADYKKALKQHEQYIKALEKCGCSVTILDADEKYPDSTFVEDVAIVTEKCAIITKPGAESRKGEEKEIIDVLKKFYNNIEFLSGDACLDGGDILRAENHFYIGQSKRTNSEGAKQLTEILNKYGYTASTIPVKKILHLKTGIVYLEKNTFIGAGEFINNDSFKDFKIIKVDDDEAYSANCIMMNGNLIIPKGFEKSKKNLVDAGYTIVEVEMSEFEKMDGGLTCLSLRIPVASN, from the coding sequence ATGATAAAAAACGTAATAGTAAGAAAACCAAGCAAAAATTTTGCAGATGGAATAACTACGTCAAACCTTGGAAAAGCTGATTATAAAAAGGCATTGAAACAACATGAGCAATACATTAAAGCATTAGAAAAATGTGGATGTAGTGTTACTATACTAGATGCTGATGAAAAGTATCCTGATTCAACATTTGTAGAAGATGTAGCAATTGTAACTGAAAAATGTGCTATAATAACAAAACCCGGTGCAGAGTCAAGAAAAGGCGAAGAAAAAGAAATAATCGATGTGCTTAAAAAATTTTATAATAACATAGAATTTTTATCTGGTGATGCATGCCTTGATGGTGGAGACATATTAAGGGCTGAAAATCATTTTTATATAGGTCAATCAAAAAGAACAAATTCCGAAGGTGCAAAACAGCTTACAGAAATACTAAACAAATATGGATATACAGCTTCAACAATACCTGTTAAAAAAATACTTCATCTTAAAACAGGAATAGTTTATTTAGAGAAAAATACCTTTATTGGAGCTGGTGAATTTATAAATAATGATTCATTTAAAGATTTCAAAATTATAAAAGTAGATGATGATGAGGCATATTCAGCAAACTGTATAATGATGAATGGTAATCTTATAATTCCAAAAGGATTTGAAAAATCAAAGAAGAATTTAGTAGATGCAGGTTATACAATCGTTGAAGTTGAAATGTCTGAATTTGAAAAAATGGACGGAGGCCTTACATGCCTTTCATTAAGAATACCTGTTGCTTCTAATTAA
- a CDS encoding NADH:flavin oxidoreductase, translated as MTHLLEPLNSGKLVLKNRLIMPPMATEKSEDDGKVSSKLLEHYDEISRGGYLSLIIVEHSFIEQEGKASKNQLSVADDSTIEGLRKVADTIHKNGCKAVMQLNHAGSATTVAVTGSVLVAPSAVENPFMKSGIPRELTYDEIQNIVKSFSDAAIRVKVAGFDGVEIHSAHGYLLNQFYSPLTNKRTDEYGGDDVKGRIKIHLQIIKAVREVVGSEFPIFMRLGASDYMEGGTTLEDSKVAACEFEKAGLDVLDISGGFCRFTIPGNNSQGYFSELSGSLKQFISMPVILTGGITKAEAAEEFLVDVKADLIGVGRAMYKDSAWAKRAIEGFEHSKC; from the coding sequence ATGACACATTTACTTGAGCCACTAAACAGTGGTAAATTAGTTTTAAAAAATAGATTAATTATGCCGCCTATGGCTACAGAGAAATCTGAAGATGATGGAAAAGTAAGTAGTAAGCTTTTGGAACATTATGATGAAATATCTAGGGGAGGGTATTTATCACTCATTATAGTTGAACACAGCTTTATTGAACAAGAAGGAAAAGCTAGCAAAAATCAGCTTTCTGTTGCAGATGACAGTACAATAGAAGGTTTAAGAAAAGTAGCTGATACTATTCATAAAAACGGTTGCAAGGCAGTTATGCAGCTCAATCATGCTGGGAGTGCAACCACAGTGGCAGTTACAGGAAGTGTTCTAGTTGCACCTTCAGCTGTGGAAAATCCTTTTATGAAATCGGGTATTCCAAGAGAACTTACTTATGATGAAATTCAGAATATAGTTAAAAGCTTTAGTGATGCTGCTATTCGTGTAAAGGTAGCTGGTTTTGATGGAGTAGAAATTCACTCTGCTCATGGATATCTTTTGAATCAATTTTATTCTCCACTTACAAATAAAAGGACTGATGAATATGGTGGAGATGATGTAAAGGGTAGAATTAAAATTCATCTACAAATAATAAAGGCAGTACGTGAAGTTGTAGGATCTGAATTCCCCATTTTTATGAGATTGGGAGCTTCTGATTACATGGAAGGTGGAACTACACTTGAAGATAGTAAAGTTGCGGCTTGTGAATTTGAAAAAGCAGGATTGGATGTTTTAGATATTTCAGGAGGATTTTGCAGATTTACCATACCGGGAAATAACTCTCAGGGATATTTTTCAGAACTTAGTGGAAGTTTGAAGCAGTTTATATCAATGCCTGTTATATTAACTGGAGGTATTACAAAAGCTGAGGCTGCAGAGGAATTTCTTGTAGATGTAAAAGCTGATCTCATAGGTGTAGGAAGAGCCATGTATAAAGATTCTGCTTGGGCTAAAAGAGCTATTGAGGGTTTTGAACATAGTAAATGTTAG
- a CDS encoding DUF6282 family protein — protein sequence MKCKDNALEDVIDLHIHTAPDIRERRLNDIELVKEAKRVGARAVVLKSHVVPTMDRAWIAQQLVKGIHVFGGIVLNPQMGGLNIAAVENAIKMNAKIIWLPTSFAANERKQKGMSDGVEVINNGQIVSELVEILKLIAKHNVVLATGHLSPYEIRVVVEKAKEIGVKKILINHPEWPTVDMSLDDQRALIKYGVYFERCYAHRVNGKYEKNFSINLRAIESLGYESTIISTDGGQVENPVWSEELYEYISFLKNSGLSEEAVNNMTKIYPAKMLGLD from the coding sequence ATGAAATGCAAAGATAATGCTTTAGAAGATGTTATTGATTTACATATCCATACTGCACCTGATATTAGAGAAAGAAGGTTAAATGACATTGAACTAGTAAAGGAAGCAAAGAGAGTTGGTGCACGTGCTGTTGTTTTAAAATCACATGTAGTACCTACAATGGATAGAGCATGGATTGCACAACAATTAGTTAAAGGAATTCATGTGTTTGGTGGAATTGTTTTAAACCCTCAAATGGGAGGACTGAATATTGCAGCAGTAGAAAATGCTATTAAAATGAATGCAAAAATTATTTGGTTACCAACGTCATTTGCTGCTAATGAACGTAAACAAAAAGGAATGTCAGATGGTGTTGAAGTAATTAATAATGGACAGATTGTTTCTGAACTTGTAGAAATTTTAAAGTTAATTGCAAAGCATAATGTTGTTCTGGCTACAGGTCACTTATCGCCATATGAAATTAGAGTGGTTGTTGAAAAAGCAAAGGAAATAGGTGTAAAGAAAATTTTAATAAATCACCCTGAATGGCCTACTGTAGATATGTCTTTGGATGATCAAAGAGCACTAATAAAATATGGGGTGTATTTTGAAAGATGTTACGCACACCGTGTAAATGGTAAATATGAGAAGAATTTTTCAATAAATTTGAGAGCAATTGAAAGTTTAGGATATGAATCCACAATCATATCCACTGATGGAGGCCAGGTTGAGAATCCTGTGTGGAGTGAAGAATTATACGAGTATATATCGTTTTTGAAAAATTCAGGATTATCTGAAGAAGCTGTTAATAATATGACAAAAATATACCCAGCAAAAATGTTAGGTCTTGATTAG